One genomic segment of Gossypium arboreum isolate Shixiya-1 chromosome 3, ASM2569848v2, whole genome shotgun sequence includes these proteins:
- the LOC108475633 gene encoding transcription factor MYB108 yields MDGKKRGCIGIVQSEEDHEMDLIRGPWTVEEDFKLINYIAIHGEGRWNSLARCAGLKRTGKSCRLRWLNYLRPDIRRGNITLEEQLLILELHSRWGNRWSKIAQHLPGRTDNEIKNYWRTRVQKHAKQLKCDVNSKQFKDTMRYLWMPRLVERIQAAAGSTTTTTTTTAVVPSASVMGKDFSTQVTPSYTSENSSTATAASSESFEAQVSPVSDLTNCYNNGFQVTNNNNPNPDYNFQACSSQVDYYEHSLSAANYYNHGDGGCLDLQTNNYPMLDGADLSDNLLNAEDFLFLQQQFNFNM; encoded by the exons ATGGATGGTAAGAAAAGGGGTTGTATAGGGATCGTTCAAAGTGAAGAAGATCATGAGATGGATTTGATACGCGGTCCTTGGACTGTTGAAGAAGATTTTAAGCTCATCAATTACATTGCCATCCATGGCGAAGGTCGTTGGAATTCCCTTGCTCGTTGTGCag GTCTGAAGCGAACTGGGAAAAGTTGCAGGCTGCGATGGTTGAATTATCTACGCCCAGATATTAGACGTGGGAACATCACTCTTGAAGAACAGCTTTTGATTCTCGAACTTCACTCTCGTTGGGGAAATCG ATGGTCGAAAATTGCTCAACATTTGCCTGGAAGAACCGACAATGAGATCAAGAACTATTGGAGAACTCGTGTCCAGAAACATGCGAAACAGCTTAAATGTGATGTCAACAGCAAGCAATTCAAGGACACCATGCGTTATTTATGGATGCCTAGGTTAGTCGAAAGAATCCAAGCTGCCGCCGGTTCCACCACCACAACCACTACTACCACCGCGGTCGTCCCCTCCGCCTCTGTTATGGGCAAAGACTTTTCGACACAAGTAACCCCGAGTTATACTTCGGAGAATTCGAGCACGGCCACCGCGGCTTCGTCGGAGTCATTCGAGGCCCAAGTTTCGCCGGTTTCGGATTTGACTAATTGTTACAATAATGGGTTCCAGGTTACTAATAACAATAACCCTAATCCTGATTATAATTTCCAAGCCTGTAGCAGCCAAGTTGATTACTATGAGCACAGTCTCTCAGCTGCTAATTATTATAACCATGGCGATGGCGGCTGCTTGGATCTTCAGACCAACAATTATCCCATGTTAGATGGTGCTGATTTATCAGACAATTTGTTGAATGCTGAGGATTTTTTGTTCTTACAGCAACAGTTCAACTTCAacatgtga